A genomic segment from Sparus aurata chromosome 10, fSpaAur1.1, whole genome shotgun sequence encodes:
- the LOC115589258 gene encoding dynactin subunit 1-like isoform X5: MSSTGSVESGKPPKIGSVVEVIGKGQRGTVAYIGATLFASGKWVGVILNEAKGKNDGTVQGKKYFTCEENHGIFVRQSQLQVVDDGSSATSPESESGPAKSLRYKDIPETPKTTKQTAASIKKASRESLSSSLSGDVSEAGLSSHQGALGAPVVPQPSGSPAAVAAAVPATPSKAEPAISKQEEESMRAQVKDLEEKLETLKMKRTEDKAKLKELEKHKIQLEQLQEWKNKMQEQQADLQKQLKEAKKDAREAQEAKDRYMEEMADTADAIEMATLDKEMAEERAESLQVEVDTLKERVEELSMDLEILRHEISEKGSDGAASSYHVKQLEEQNGRLKEALVRMRDLSSSEKQEHVKLQKQMEKKNTELETLRTQKEKLQEEVKQAEATIDELKEQVDAALGSEEMVETLTERNLDLEEKVRELRETVTDLEAINEMNDELQENARETEMELREQLDLSVAKVREAEKRVEAAQETVADYQQTISKYRELTAGLQEANRDLISQQNANAEQVQQPPAELFDFKIKFAETKAYAKAIEMELRKMEVAQSNRQVSLLTSFMPDSFLRHGGDHDCILVLLLIPRLICKAELISKQAQEKFDLNGNMAQGTGLRGPPGEQRSFASGLVYSLSLLQATLHKYEQSLNTCGVEVFKRMGTLYTEMSFHERSLDYFIDLLHKDQLDETVQVEPLTKAIKYYQQLYSVHLADQTEDCTVQLADHIKFTQSALDCMAVEVARLRAFLSAGQESSGLVVLLKDLETSCSDIRQFCKKIRRRMPGTDVVGVPAALNFGQQVSEMLTECRRQQTRVVAVLQEVAAAGAQMVAPLAEQEGLNALKLEDIACKAVDQVYGSQGLNGPESLRQSCSAVITTMNKMATAMQEGEYDADKPQGTTPPVEVRAATVRAEMTDAEGLGVKLEDRETVIREVKKSLKIKGEELSEANVRLSLLEKKLDTSTKDADERVEKIQTKLDENLALLKKKEKEFEETMDALQADIDQLEAEKAELKQRINNQSKMTIEGLVSRGPTVAGIASVVQGSPGGLPPSLAGALQVVDSPLLRQQVEAQRLGIKHLKNENNRLKAEKMRAQLAALPPLCPPKLPQVSKESSMPPGGLNTGIYRRTDQLLATLLKLSSEVKVVDVTGKTAVSASAQLLEQTARLQNLSTALDKLKGEVAEHVVSYQPGAKASSDFATFPVSSFVKAKGEKQGGTVFVGRVAIPCTPGQEQVHRLILSQQQLQKVHHLLMT, from the exons ATGAGCAGCACTGGAAGTGTGGAGAGTGGTAAACCTCCAAAG ATTGGCTCTGTAGTGGAGGTGATCGGGAAGGGTCAGCGCGGTACTGTTGCCTATATTGGCGCCACCCTTTTTGCTTCTGGAAAATGGGTTGGCGTCATACTGAACGAGGCCAAAGGCAAGAACGATGGCACCGTGCAGGGGAAAAAATACTTCACCTGTGAAGAAAATCATGGGATATTTGTCAGACAGTCCCAG CTCCAGGTGGTGGACGACGGCTCCAGCGCCACCTCACCAGAATCTGAATCCGGCCCTGCAAAATCGCTGAGATACAAAG ACATTCCCGAGACTCCCAAAACAACCAAGCAG ACTGCTGCGAGCATTAAGAAG GCGTCCCGTGAGAGCCTGTCTTCCTCCCTGTCTGGTGATGTCAGTGAGGCAGGCCTGTCCTCCCACCAGGGTGCACTGGGGGCTCCCGTCGTGCCTCAGCCCAGCGGCTCACCGGCAGCAGTGGCAGCCGCAGTCCCAGCTACTCCAAGCAAG GCGGAACCTGCCATTTCCAAGCAG GAGGAGGAATCAATGCGAGCTCAGGTCAAGGACCTGGAGGAGAAGCTTGAAACGCTGAAGATGAAGCGGACGGAGGACAAGGCCAAGCTGAAGGAGCTTGAGAAACACAAGATCCAGCTGGAGCAGCTTCAGGAGTGGAAGAACAAAATGCAAGAGCAGCAGGCTGATTTGCAGAAACAACTCAAAGAGGCCAAGAAG GATGCCCGTGAGGCACAAGAGGCAAAGGACCGCTACATGGAAGAGATGGCGGACACGGCAGACGCCATCGAAATGGCCACACTAGACAAAGAGATGGCTGAGGAGCGGGCAGAGTCTCTGCAAGTGGAGGTGGACACGCTGAAAGAGAGGGTGGAGGAGCTCTCCATGGACCTGGAGATCCTCAGACATGAGATTTCAGAAAAAG GCTCAGACGGAGCTGCCTCTAGTTACCATGTCAAACAGCTGGAGGAGCAGAATGGCAGACTGAAGGAGGCTTTGGTTCG GATGCGTGACCTTTCCTCCTCAGAGAAGCAGGAGCATGTCAAGCTGCAGAAACagatggagaagaagaacaCCGAGCTGGAGACTCTGAGGACTCAGAAGGAAAAACTGCAGGAAGAGGTCAAGCAGGCGGAGGCCACGATTGATGAACTGAAGGAGCAG GTTGATGCTGCTCTGGGGTCAgaggagatggtggagaccCTGACGGAGAGGAACCTTGACCTGGAGGAGAAAGTCAGGGAGCTGAGAGAGACAGTCACCGATTTG GAGGCCATCAATGAGATGAACGACGAGCTCCAGGAGAATGCCCGTGAGACAGAAATGGAGCTGCGGGAGCAGTTGGACCTGAGTGTAGCAAAGGTCAGAGAGGCTGAGAAAAGGGTTGAGGCCGCCCAGGAGACTGTCGCTGATTACCAGCAGACCATCAGCAAATACAGAGAGCTCACTGCCGGGCTGCAG GAGGCCAACAGGGATCTGATCAGCCAGCAGAATGCAAACGCTGAGCAAGTTCAACAACCTCCTGCTGAGCTGTTTGACTTCAAAATTAAGTTTGCAGAGACCAAGGCTTATGCCAAG GCTATTGAGATGGAGCTGAGGAAAATGGAGGTGgctcagtccaacagacaggTATCCCTCCTCACCTCCTTCATGCCGGACTCCTTCCTCCGTCATGGCGGAGATCACGACTGTATTCTGGTCCTTCTGCTCATCCCCAGGCTCATCTGCAAG GCTGAGCTGATCAGTAAACAGGCACAGGAGAAGTTTGACTTGAATGGGAACATGGCCCAGGGGACGGGGCTCAGAGGGCCTCCAGGAGAGCAGCGCAGCTTTGCCTCAGGACTGGTGTACTCGCTCAGCCTGCTGCAGGCCACGCTGCACAAATATGAACA GTCTCTGAACACCTGTGGTGTGGAGGTTTTCAAGCGCATGGGTACGCTCTACACCGAAATGAGCTTCCATGAGCGCTCTTTGGATTACTTCATCGACCTGCTGCATAAAGATCAGCTAGATGAGACTGTTCAGGTGGAACCTCTGACCAAGGCCATCAAATACTATCAG caaCTGTACAGTGTACATCTGGCAGATCAAACTGAAGACTGCACAGTGCAGCTGGCTGACCACATTAAG TTTACCCAGAGTGCCCTGGACTGCATGGCAGTGGAGGTGGCTCGTCTGCGGGCGTTCCTGTCCGCAGGTCAGGAGAGCTCTGGCCTCGTCGTCCTTCTGAAGGACCTGGAAACCTCCTGCTCTGATATCAGACAGTTCTGTAAGAAGATACGCCGCCGCATGCCTGGAACAGATGTAGTTGGAGTTCCTGCTGCCCTCAATTTTGGACAACAG GTGTCGGAGATGTTGACAGAGTGCAGGCGCCAGCAGACCCGTGTGGTGGCTGTTCTGCAGGAGGTggctgcagctggagctcagatGGTCGCTCCACTGGCAGAACAGGAGGGGCTCAACGCTCTTAAACTGGAGGATATCGCCTGCAAGGCTGTGGACCAG GTGTACGGCTCTCAAGGCCTGAATGGCCCAGAGTCTCTGCGTCAGTCCTGCAGCGCCGTCATCACAACCATGAACAAGATGGCCACAGCCATGCAGGAAGGGGAGTATGATGCTGACAAACCACAGGGCACA ACCCCACCAGTGGAGGTGAGAGCAGCCACCGTCAGGGCTGAGATGACAGATGCTGAGGGTCTGGGAGTGAAGCTGGAAGACAGAGAGACTGTCATCAGGGAGGTCAAGAAGTCCCTCAAGATCAAG GGCGAGGAGCTGAGTGAGGCCAACGTCCGTCTGAGCCTGCTGGAGAAGAAGCTTGACACCTCCACCAAAGACGCAGATGAGCGGGTGGAGAAGATTCAGACCAAACTGGACGAGAACCTCGCCCTGctcaagaagaaagaaaa GGAGTTTGAGGAGACGATGGACGCTCTGCAGGCTGATATCGACCAGCTGGAGGCGGAGAAGGCAGAGCTGAAACAACGCATCAACAACCAATCAAAGATGACCATCGAAGGCCTGGTATCAAGAGGCCCGACTGTCGCTGGAATTGCCTCAGTTGTTCAGGGATCTCCAGGAG GTCTGCCTCCATCCCTGGCTGGAGCACTTCAGGTGGTGGACTCCCCTCTCCTCAGGCAGCAGGTTGAGGCTCAGAGACTGGGCATCAAACACCTCAAGAACGAAAACAACAGACTCAAG GCGGAGAAGATGAGAGCCCAGCTGGCAGCCCTGCCTCCACTCTGCCCTCCCAAACTGCCACAGGTCTCTAAAGAAAGCTCCATGCCACCTGGCGGACTCAACACAGGCATCTACCGCAGGACTGACCAACTGCTGGCAACTCTGCTCAAGCTTAGCAGCGAGGTTAAGGTTGTGGACGTCACCGGGAagacagcag TTAGTGCCAGTGCCCAGCTGTTGGAGCAGACGGCTCGGCTGCAGAACCTCAGCACCGCTCTGGACAAGCTCAAG GGAGAAGTAGCTGAACATGTCGTGTCATACCAGCCCGGAGCAAAAGCTTCCTCCGACTTTGCCACCTTCCCCGTCTCCTCTTTTGTTAAG GCCAAGGGAGAGAAGCAGGGAGGAACAGTATTTGTCGGTCGTGTTGCCATTCCATGCACCCCTGGACAGGAACAAGTCCACCGCCTCATtctgtcacagcagcagctgcagaaagtGCACCACCTCCTCATGACCTAA
- the LOC115589258 gene encoding dynactin subunit 1-like isoform X3 gives MSSTGSVESGKPPKIGSVVEVIGKGQRGTVAYIGATLFASGKWVGVILNEAKGKNDGTVQGKKYFTCEENHGIFVRQSQLQVVDDGSSATSPESESGPAKSLRYKDIPETPKTTKQTAASIKKFTTPSRLTPATSLPSLLLRPSGRTSLSMRASRESLSSSLSGDVSEAGLSSHQGALGAPVVPQPSGSPAAVAAAVPATPSKAEPAISKQEEESMRAQVKDLEEKLETLKMKRTEDKAKLKELEKHKIQLEQLQEWKNKMQEQQADLQKQLKEAKKDAREAQEAKDRYMEEMADTADAIEMATLDKEMAEERAESLQVEVDTLKERVEELSMDLEILRHEISEKGSDGAASSYHVKQLEEQNGRLKEALVRMRDLSSSEKQEHVKLQKQMEKKNTELETLRTQKEKLQEEVKQAEATIDELKEQVDAALGSEEMVETLTERNLDLEEKVRELRETVTDLEAINEMNDELQENARETEMELREQLDLSVAKVREAEKRVEAAQETVADYQQTISKYRELTAGLQEANRDLISQQNANAEQVQQPPAELFDFKIKFAETKAYAKAIEMELRKMEVAQSNRQVSLLTSFMPDSFLRHGGDHDCILVLLLIPRLICKAELISKQAQEKFDLNGNMAQGTGLRGPPGEQRSFASGLVYSLSLLQATLHKYEQSLNTCGVEVFKRMGTLYTEMSFHERSLDYFIDLLHKDQLDETVQVEPLTKAIKYYQQLYSVHLADQTEDCTVQLADHIKFTQSALDCMAVEVARLRAFLSAGQESSGLVVLLKDLETSCSDIRQFCKKIRRRMPGTDVVGVPAALNFGQQVSEMLTECRRQQTRVVAVLQEVAAAGAQMVAPLAEQEGLNALKLEDIACKAVDQVYGSQGLNGPESLRQSCSAVITTMNKMATAMQEGEYDADKPQGTTPPVEVRAATVRAEMTDAEGLGVKLEDRETVIREVKKSLKIKGEELSEANVRLSLLEKKLDTSTKDADERVEKIQTKLDENLALLKKKEKEFEETMDALQADIDQLEAEKAELKQRINNQSKMTIEGLVSRGPTVAGIASVVQGSPGGLPPSLAGALQVVDSPLLRQQVEAQRLGIKHLKNENNRLKAEKMRAQLAALPPLCPPKLPQVSKESSMPPGGLNTGIYRRTDQLLATLLKLSSEVKVVDVTGKTAVSASAQLLEQTARLQNLSTALDKLKGEVAEHVVSYQPGAKASSDFATFPVSSFVKAKGEKQGGTVFVGRVAIPCTPGQEQVHRLILSQQQLQKVHHLLMT, from the exons ATGAGCAGCACTGGAAGTGTGGAGAGTGGTAAACCTCCAAAG ATTGGCTCTGTAGTGGAGGTGATCGGGAAGGGTCAGCGCGGTACTGTTGCCTATATTGGCGCCACCCTTTTTGCTTCTGGAAAATGGGTTGGCGTCATACTGAACGAGGCCAAAGGCAAGAACGATGGCACCGTGCAGGGGAAAAAATACTTCACCTGTGAAGAAAATCATGGGATATTTGTCAGACAGTCCCAG CTCCAGGTGGTGGACGACGGCTCCAGCGCCACCTCACCAGAATCTGAATCCGGCCCTGCAAAATCGCTGAGATACAAAG ACATTCCCGAGACTCCCAAAACAACCAAGCAG ACTGCTGCGAGCATTAAGAAG TTTACCACTCCAAGTCGACTAACGCCAGCCACCTCCCTCCCATCACTTTTGCTACGACCCTCCGGACGCACCAGCCTGTCGATGAGG GCGTCCCGTGAGAGCCTGTCTTCCTCCCTGTCTGGTGATGTCAGTGAGGCAGGCCTGTCCTCCCACCAGGGTGCACTGGGGGCTCCCGTCGTGCCTCAGCCCAGCGGCTCACCGGCAGCAGTGGCAGCCGCAGTCCCAGCTACTCCAAGCAAG GCGGAACCTGCCATTTCCAAGCAG GAGGAGGAATCAATGCGAGCTCAGGTCAAGGACCTGGAGGAGAAGCTTGAAACGCTGAAGATGAAGCGGACGGAGGACAAGGCCAAGCTGAAGGAGCTTGAGAAACACAAGATCCAGCTGGAGCAGCTTCAGGAGTGGAAGAACAAAATGCAAGAGCAGCAGGCTGATTTGCAGAAACAACTCAAAGAGGCCAAGAAG GATGCCCGTGAGGCACAAGAGGCAAAGGACCGCTACATGGAAGAGATGGCGGACACGGCAGACGCCATCGAAATGGCCACACTAGACAAAGAGATGGCTGAGGAGCGGGCAGAGTCTCTGCAAGTGGAGGTGGACACGCTGAAAGAGAGGGTGGAGGAGCTCTCCATGGACCTGGAGATCCTCAGACATGAGATTTCAGAAAAAG GCTCAGACGGAGCTGCCTCTAGTTACCATGTCAAACAGCTGGAGGAGCAGAATGGCAGACTGAAGGAGGCTTTGGTTCG GATGCGTGACCTTTCCTCCTCAGAGAAGCAGGAGCATGTCAAGCTGCAGAAACagatggagaagaagaacaCCGAGCTGGAGACTCTGAGGACTCAGAAGGAAAAACTGCAGGAAGAGGTCAAGCAGGCGGAGGCCACGATTGATGAACTGAAGGAGCAG GTTGATGCTGCTCTGGGGTCAgaggagatggtggagaccCTGACGGAGAGGAACCTTGACCTGGAGGAGAAAGTCAGGGAGCTGAGAGAGACAGTCACCGATTTG GAGGCCATCAATGAGATGAACGACGAGCTCCAGGAGAATGCCCGTGAGACAGAAATGGAGCTGCGGGAGCAGTTGGACCTGAGTGTAGCAAAGGTCAGAGAGGCTGAGAAAAGGGTTGAGGCCGCCCAGGAGACTGTCGCTGATTACCAGCAGACCATCAGCAAATACAGAGAGCTCACTGCCGGGCTGCAG GAGGCCAACAGGGATCTGATCAGCCAGCAGAATGCAAACGCTGAGCAAGTTCAACAACCTCCTGCTGAGCTGTTTGACTTCAAAATTAAGTTTGCAGAGACCAAGGCTTATGCCAAG GCTATTGAGATGGAGCTGAGGAAAATGGAGGTGgctcagtccaacagacaggTATCCCTCCTCACCTCCTTCATGCCGGACTCCTTCCTCCGTCATGGCGGAGATCACGACTGTATTCTGGTCCTTCTGCTCATCCCCAGGCTCATCTGCAAG GCTGAGCTGATCAGTAAACAGGCACAGGAGAAGTTTGACTTGAATGGGAACATGGCCCAGGGGACGGGGCTCAGAGGGCCTCCAGGAGAGCAGCGCAGCTTTGCCTCAGGACTGGTGTACTCGCTCAGCCTGCTGCAGGCCACGCTGCACAAATATGAACA GTCTCTGAACACCTGTGGTGTGGAGGTTTTCAAGCGCATGGGTACGCTCTACACCGAAATGAGCTTCCATGAGCGCTCTTTGGATTACTTCATCGACCTGCTGCATAAAGATCAGCTAGATGAGACTGTTCAGGTGGAACCTCTGACCAAGGCCATCAAATACTATCAG caaCTGTACAGTGTACATCTGGCAGATCAAACTGAAGACTGCACAGTGCAGCTGGCTGACCACATTAAG TTTACCCAGAGTGCCCTGGACTGCATGGCAGTGGAGGTGGCTCGTCTGCGGGCGTTCCTGTCCGCAGGTCAGGAGAGCTCTGGCCTCGTCGTCCTTCTGAAGGACCTGGAAACCTCCTGCTCTGATATCAGACAGTTCTGTAAGAAGATACGCCGCCGCATGCCTGGAACAGATGTAGTTGGAGTTCCTGCTGCCCTCAATTTTGGACAACAG GTGTCGGAGATGTTGACAGAGTGCAGGCGCCAGCAGACCCGTGTGGTGGCTGTTCTGCAGGAGGTggctgcagctggagctcagatGGTCGCTCCACTGGCAGAACAGGAGGGGCTCAACGCTCTTAAACTGGAGGATATCGCCTGCAAGGCTGTGGACCAG GTGTACGGCTCTCAAGGCCTGAATGGCCCAGAGTCTCTGCGTCAGTCCTGCAGCGCCGTCATCACAACCATGAACAAGATGGCCACAGCCATGCAGGAAGGGGAGTATGATGCTGACAAACCACAGGGCACA ACCCCACCAGTGGAGGTGAGAGCAGCCACCGTCAGGGCTGAGATGACAGATGCTGAGGGTCTGGGAGTGAAGCTGGAAGACAGAGAGACTGTCATCAGGGAGGTCAAGAAGTCCCTCAAGATCAAG GGCGAGGAGCTGAGTGAGGCCAACGTCCGTCTGAGCCTGCTGGAGAAGAAGCTTGACACCTCCACCAAAGACGCAGATGAGCGGGTGGAGAAGATTCAGACCAAACTGGACGAGAACCTCGCCCTGctcaagaagaaagaaaa GGAGTTTGAGGAGACGATGGACGCTCTGCAGGCTGATATCGACCAGCTGGAGGCGGAGAAGGCAGAGCTGAAACAACGCATCAACAACCAATCAAAGATGACCATCGAAGGCCTGGTATCAAGAGGCCCGACTGTCGCTGGAATTGCCTCAGTTGTTCAGGGATCTCCAGGAG GTCTGCCTCCATCCCTGGCTGGAGCACTTCAGGTGGTGGACTCCCCTCTCCTCAGGCAGCAGGTTGAGGCTCAGAGACTGGGCATCAAACACCTCAAGAACGAAAACAACAGACTCAAG GCGGAGAAGATGAGAGCCCAGCTGGCAGCCCTGCCTCCACTCTGCCCTCCCAAACTGCCACAGGTCTCTAAAGAAAGCTCCATGCCACCTGGCGGACTCAACACAGGCATCTACCGCAGGACTGACCAACTGCTGGCAACTCTGCTCAAGCTTAGCAGCGAGGTTAAGGTTGTGGACGTCACCGGGAagacagcag TTAGTGCCAGTGCCCAGCTGTTGGAGCAGACGGCTCGGCTGCAGAACCTCAGCACCGCTCTGGACAAGCTCAAG GGAGAAGTAGCTGAACATGTCGTGTCATACCAGCCCGGAGCAAAAGCTTCCTCCGACTTTGCCACCTTCCCCGTCTCCTCTTTTGTTAAG GCCAAGGGAGAGAAGCAGGGAGGAACAGTATTTGTCGGTCGTGTTGCCATTCCATGCACCCCTGGACAGGAACAAGTCCACCGCCTCATtctgtcacagcagcagctgcagaaagtGCACCACCTCCTCATGACCTAA